The Indicator indicator isolate 239-I01 chromosome 21, UM_Iind_1.1, whole genome shotgun sequence region CATTACAGCGCGACCGGGGACAGCTGGCAGGGGGCCCGGGCCGGTGAGTCGGGGCGGGGGACAGTGAGCGGAACCGGTGGCAGCGAGGAGCACGAAGCTGGAGGGGGCAGGGACTGGGGTGTCCAGGTGCCCACGGGGCGTGGTGGATCAATAGAGGGCTCGCAGACCCCCGGGGGGTGACAGCGTCCCCAGCACGGGGGTTGGGGTCCCCGGTGAGAAAGGGACAGTGCTCATGCGGCATGTGTCACAGTGCCCAGCAGCGTGCCGGGGTCTGTGTGGGCATGATGAGGTCTCGAGGTGGGGGTTCAGAatcccagagctgtgctggtgtctCCAAGAGCCATGCCAGGGTCCCCGAGGGACATGCCAGTGTCCTTAGGGAGGTGTCAGGGCCCCAGGGGGTGTGTCAGCATGCCAGGCAGCCTGCCAGCATCTCCAGGGCTGTACCACTGTGTCCGAGGAGGCTGCCAGCTTCCAGAAGAGGGTGCCAGGGCCCCTGGTGTGGCTGGATGGGTTCCCAGTGCCCGTGCCAGTACCTGGGGGGTGCCAATGtccccaggagggtgctgtTGTCTccaggtgtgtgctggtgtccccagggcaTGTACCAGGGTACTCAGCAGCATGCCAGTGTTCCCAGGGAGTGTGATAGGTTCCCAAAGGCTGTGCCAGGTCTCCAGTGGGGAtcctggtgtccccagggggTGCCAGtgtccacactgcacacaccaGGTGCCTGGCAGGGTTTCAGTGTCCCCAGGGGCTGGGCCAGAGCCAGGTCTGGCATGAGGTGATAAGGGCCCGGGGGGGGGTGCCAGCCATTATCAGTGTTGCCAGTGCCCGGGGGGGACCCTGGGTGCACCCAGGAGATTGGCTTGGGGAAAGCAGGAGGGGGGTGCACAGGGCATGGGGCCATGGGTGTGTGCCACTCGCCTGGCACCCCGGTGCCAGGGTCCAAACTCTGTGGCGGCAGTGGCAGCAGCGCTGGCGGGAGGGCCGCGTGCAGGTGGGTGGGTGAGGGGTGCCAGGGGGTTGCTGGCACACTGATGTGTGAGCGTGAGCACGGCTGTGTGTGAGCATGAGCACATGTGTGAGTGTGAGCATGGCTGTGTGTGAGTGTGAGCATGGCTGGGTGTGAGTGTGAGCACGTGTGTGACTGTGAGCATGTGTGTGATTGTGAGCACACTGATGTGTGAGTGTGAGCATGCGTGTGAGTGTGAGCATGTGTGCATTCATGGGAGCATGTGTGGTCGTGTGTAATAAGCACATGTGTGAGCATGTGGGCGCATGCCTGAACATGTGTGTAAGCACATGATTGTGTAAGCATGTGTGTGCAAGCACATGTGTGTGCACGTGTGTGAGTGTGTaggcatgtgtgtgcatgtgtgtgcaagCACATGTGTGTGCACGTGTGTGAGTGTGTAAgcacatgtgtgtgcatagCATGTAAGTGCACTGATGTGTGAGCACACATATGAGACACCTGTCAGCCCATGCACACACGTGTGCTGGCACGTGTGCCCgtgtgcagctgctgcacacCCATGTGCAAGGCCcgagctgcctgcagggcttctgcccctgctctggcacataGAGTGGGGGCAGGGGAGCCACTAGGCATGGGGTcaaggggcagagctgggcccatggtGGCCTTGGCCCaaagccctgctctgggtgctagCTGCATGCAGAGGGTTTCAGGCTGTGAGTGAGGTGGGTGCCAGGCAGGCACAGGGGGCATTGCCAGGTGGGTGCCAGGCAGGTGCAGGGGATGTCAGCCCATGGGAGCTGGGTTGAGCTGGGAGGTGCCAGGATGTGTGTTCCGGGGGGGTGACACTTGtgtctgtccctgcaggccgGTGCCATGGCGGGGTGGGGCGCGGGGCTGGCCAAgcgcctgggcacactgctctcAGGGCTGCTGGAGTGTGGAGCCTTCTGTGGCATCATCTTCGGCTGGGCCTCCCTCGTCTTCGTGCTCAAGGAGCTGCACTACTTCGCAGATCTGTGCCAGAACACCACCACCGACCACTCTGGGCTGCTTGGTACAGATCCTGGTGcccaccagccctggcaccatgcctgtgctgccctggccctgctgccaccctgcctTGTGTCCCCTTGTGTCCCCTTGTGCTTGTGTTCATGTGGTGCTGGCAGCCTGAGGTGCCCCAGGTCCTCACTGCCTAATACCCTGAGGTGCCCCAGGTCCTCACTGTCTAATGCCCTGTGGTGCCCCAGGTGCCCATTGCCTAATGCCCTGTGGTGCCTATATTCCTGCTgttctgtgccagtgtctccacTGTCCTCAAGCTCAGATCCCTGCTGACTCTATTGTCCTTATGTCCTGCAGTACCCCAGGTCCCCATTGCTGCCATGCTTGTGTCCCTGCCATCCCTATGCCCATGTTCACTCAGTCCTGATGTCCCATGGTGCCCTCTGTCCCTGATGACTTCCTGGCTGTATCCGCACTGCTCTGATAACTTCATGCCTGTGTCCCCACTACCCTGATGCCCAGTGGtgccctgtgtccctgctgctctgatGCCCAGTGGTGCCCTGTGTGCCCGCAGACTGCAGCCGCCAGGACAAGCAGTTCTCCCTGGTCTTCACCATTGGCTCCTTCATGAACAACTTCATGACCTTCCCTATGGGCTTCATTTTCGACCGCTTTGGCACCACTGTCGCCCGCCTCATCGCCATGTGAGCGGGCAGGGGGCGGGCACggtgggcagggggtggggtgggCATGGCTGGTTCTCAGTGGGCTGGTGGCAtcagctggggtgggggtgttaTCGAGGGCAGGTGGTTATCAAGGTGGCCAGGCAGGGCGGGGCTGGCACTGTGGAGGCAACCATGGGGCTGAGGGGCACCCATGAGGGTTGGTGGGTACTTGTATACATCCAAGGAACTGGGTTTGGGATGCCAGTCAGGGTAGAGCCAATTCTGGCACCTGGCTCTTGCTGTCACTCAGTGTCCCCAGTGTGTTTCATGCCCCCCTCTAGcttccccactgcctccccCTTGTCCCTCACATGCCCTTGGGTGTccctggtgtccccagggcacCTCCATAACCATAGCCCCCTCTGTGTCCCCACATGCCTTGGCCTGGGGGTGCCAGGAGGCAGTGGGACACCCATGAGACATCAGGGTGCTAGGTGCCAAGGTGACAACAGCTAGGGGTGCCACCCCCGGAGCCTGTCCTGACTTGTCACCGCTGTCcccccatcccagctccctctaCACTGGTGGGACCCTGCTCGTTGCCTTCTCCACCCCAGGTGAGACCCTGGAGGCATCAGGTGCCCAGTCTGGGAGGGGACCTGGCAGGGTCCCCCCAGTCCCTGCTGACCCCTgtgtccccagggctggcactgctgctcttcccagccATGTCCATGCTCTCAGTGGGTGgcatcctcctcatcctcaccaACATGCAGGTGAGTCCCCTGGCACCCTGACCCTCACCCCCAGGCTGGGGTGCCTGGGAGTTCTTGATGGCACAGGGAGTGTCTCCATGCCAGGTGGGTAACCTCTTTGGCAAGTACCGCTCCATCATCATCACCCTCTACAATGGGGCCTTTGACTCCTCCTCTGCCATCTTCCTCATCATCAAGGTGGGTGGCACATGATGGGGTGGCAGATGATGGCCTAGTGCCCTGCTGGCCCAGTGGTCTGGTGGCCCAAAGTCACCCTGTGCCCATCCCCAGGTGCTCTATGAGCGGGGGCTGTCCCTGCGCTCCATGTTCCTCTTCCTGGCAGCTTGCAGCGCCTGGCACCTGCTGCGCACCCTCTTCCTCATGCCCCGCACCCGCATCCCCTACCCGCTGCCCCCTGCCTATGACTACGGGTAAGGAACAACCGGAACCTGCCCCATGGCatggtggcagtggtggtggtgcccATCTCATGGGTGGTCAGTGGCACTTGTGCCATGGGTGCTGGCAATGGCAATGCCTATCCCGAGAGGGGTGGTGGGTCCTGTGCCATGGTCGAGGATGGGTCTCATCCTGTGGTTGGTGCTGGGTGCCATCCCATGGTGGTTGGTGGGTCCAGTCCCACGGGTGGCAGTGTGTCTCATGCTGTGGGTGGGGGCTAGGCTgcggtgcccagggaggtcgcaGTCCTACCGCACCTACGAGGAGAAGCGGCCAGTGGAGgagggcagccctgaggagacccCCCCGGAGCCCAGCGTGGCCAGAGGTGATGGGGCGGGGCTTCCTATGGGGCGGGGCTTCCTGGGGGTGTGGCTTTCTATGGGGCAGGGCTTGGTTGTGGGGGCGGGGCATGGCCATGGGGGCACATGGAGGGGGTGGGATTGCAGGGGGGCGATTTGCTCTGCAGATGAAGGGGTGTGGTCGGTGGGCGTGGCTATGTAGATGGCAGTGTGTCGTGGGATGGaagtggctgcagaggggtgtGGTCAATGTGTGGGCAGGGCTATGCAGATGAGGGGAGTGTGGTCGGGGGGTTGGGTGTGTGGAGATGGATGTGTCCAGCGGATGGGCGTGGCTATGCACATGGAGGCATGTCCGGGTTGggtgtggcaggaggatgggcgTGGCTATGCCGATGAGGGCCATGGCTGTGcgggtgggtgctgggggggtCCCCGGGGGCAGGGACTGAGCAGTGGCCACAGCGTGTGGGTCCCAGAGGGGCCAGGCGTGGCCACTGCCCTGATGCCCATTTCAGGGGGGGCTGCCCCCGGGATGCCCTTCTGGGCCTGCGTGCGCTCGGCGCTGTTTGCCTGGCATGTGGCCTGGCTCTCAGCCATGCAGCTCCGGCACTACCTCTTCATTGGTACCCTCAAccccctcctggagcacctggccCGCGGGGACCCCCACCTTGGTaaggaagcagctgcagggcagggtcTGGTGGAAGCTCAGCCtgtggtgctccagccctgccctgatgccctctccccgcagtcagcaccTACACCAACGCCTtcgccttcacccagctctgcgGGGTGCTCTGTGCCCCCTGGAATGGGCTCATCCTCGACTGGCACAAGCGGGGACGGACCCCCTGCCCTGACGGTAACCAGACACCGACAGCCCCTGTGCTCCACGGGTCCAGCCTGGCAATGCCCACCTTCCCTGTGCCCCCACTTCTCTCCCTGATTCCCCATCCGGAGCTTGGGGACATGTCCTTGCCCTCTCTCCCATTCCCAGATGCTACCACTCCCCTGTCACGTCCCCAAGACAGGGGCCCTAGCCCTGCCTTGGTGACATCTCTGAGCCTGTCTGGTGTCTGCAGGAGCCCTGGGCGCCCTGGCTGACTTGCAGGCGTCGGTGCTGTCCCTGGTGGTGACAGTGGCACAGTGCCTGCTGTTCTCAGTGTGCGCGGCTGTGCCCGTCCTGCCTGTCCAGTTTGCCACCTTcgtgctgcaggtgctgagccGCTCCTTCCTCTATGGGGGCAATGCTGCCTTCCTTGCCATCGCGTGAGTTCAGGGGGCATGGGGGCAGGAGGCCAGGGGGTATGGTAGAGGGGTTAGAGTGGCAGGGGACTGGGCAGGGGATGGTGGAGCACAAGGAGGTGCTGTGGTAAGGTCATGGGAGCAGTGGCAAGGGACATGGTGGCAGAGTCAGGGCAAAAGGGTCACAGAGTATGATAGAGGGGTCAGAGTGGCAGGGGACTCAGCGGGGGTGGCAAGGGAGTGGGTGGTAGAGGacaaggtggtggtggtgagggtaAGGTTGTGGGGTGGGGACAGGGGTCGTGGTGGTGGGGTGAGGGCAGAGGTGGCAGGGCcagggggagggctgggggtgtcACCAGGGTGGTGACCAAGTGTCTGGGCAGtttcccagcacagcacttcGGGAAGCTCTATGGCCTGGCTATGGCCCTCTCGGCGTTGGTGGCCCTGCTGCAGTACCCCTGCGTCACCCTCGTGCAGGGACCCCTTGGTGGGGACCCCTTCTACGTGAGTGCCCCCTGGCTGCTGCCCCACGCTCTGCCCAGGCAGGACAGGGACTGCCCCGTGGGAAGAGAAGGTCCTGCCCcatggaggggtgggggtcctGCCCCATAGGAGCTGAGGGACCTGCCCCATGGAGGGTGGGGGGTCCTGCCCCGTGGGAAGTTAGGGTCCTTCCCCAAGGCGGGGGGAGAGGTCCTGCCCCACAGGTGGTCCTGGTCCTGGTCCATGCAGATCTATGGTCGACTGGGGACCCTCGAGGAAAGGGGGTGCTGGGAGGGTTGTGGGGCTGTCCCCACGCCCTAGGGTGGGGTCACCCCTTGGCCCCTCACcctgcctccctctcctgccccgCAGGTGAACATGGGCATGATCGCTGTGGTGCTGGTGGCCTTTGTCAGCCCGGTGGTGGTGGCCCGCGAGTGCCGGAGGCGAGCCCGGGAGCTGGGGGCTGCCGGCACTCCCCTGGCAGCCCACCCGGGCGCCGAGACCCCTGCTGAGGCCCTTCACTGAGCCCCATGCTTGCCCAGTGCCAGCCCAGTGCCCAGTACCCATTTCGTATTGGCCTGGGGGTGGTGTGCTGTGAGGTGGGAGGTGTTGTGGGAAGAATAAA contains the following coding sequences:
- the SLC43A3 gene encoding equilibrative nucleobase transporter 1 isoform X1 → MAGWGAGLAKRLGTLLSGLLECGAFCGIIFGWASLVFVLKELHYFADLCQNTTTDHSGLLDCSRQDKQFSLVFTIGSFMNNFMTFPMGFIFDRFGTTVARLIAISLYTGGTLLVAFSTPGLALLLFPAMSMLSVGGILLILTNMQVGNLFGKYRSIIITLYNGAFDSSSAIFLIIKVLYERGLSLRSMFLFLAACSAWHLLRTLFLMPRTRIPYPLPPAYDYGLRCPGRSQSYRTYEEKRPVEEGSPEETPPEPSVARGGAAPGMPFWACVRSALFAWHVAWLSAMQLRHYLFIGTLNPLLEHLARGDPHLVSTYTNAFAFTQLCGVLCAPWNGLILDWHKRGRTPCPDGALGALADLQASVLSLVVTVAQCLLFSVCAAVPVLPVQFATFVLQVLSRSFLYGGNAAFLAIAFPAQHFGKLYGLAMALSALVALLQYPCVTLVQGPLGGDPFYVSAPWLLPHALPRQDRDCPVGREGPAPWRGGGPAP
- the SLC43A3 gene encoding equilibrative nucleobase transporter 1 isoform X2, with translation MAGWGAGLAKRLGTLLSGLLECGAFCGIIFGWASLVFVLKELHYFADLCQNTTTDHSGLLDCSRQDKQFSLVFTIGSFMNNFMTFPMGFIFDRFGTTVARLIAISLYTGGTLLVAFSTPGLALLLFPAMSMLSVGGILLILTNMQVGNLFGKYRSIIITLYNGAFDSSSAIFLIIKVLYERGLSLRSMFLFLAACSAWHLLRTLFLMPRTRIPYPLPPAYDYGLRCPGRSQSYRTYEEKRPVEEGSPEETPPEPSVARGGAAPGMPFWACVRSALFAWHVAWLSAMQLRHYLFIGTLNPLLEHLARGDPHLVSTYTNAFAFTQLCGVLCAPWNGLILDWHKRGRTPSLGALADLQASVLSLVVTVAQCLLFSVCAAVPVLPVQFATFVLQVLSRSFLYGGNAAFLAIAFPAQHFGKLYGLAMALSALVALLQYPCVTLVQGPLGGDPFYVSAPWLLPHALPRQDRDCPVGREGPAPWRGGGPAP